TTGAATACATTGTTAATTCCAGCATATAGTCTCATCGCATCGTTAACCTTATAATTTACAATTAGATTTGTGACTATATAATCATTCACTTTACCCCCGGTATTCTTACTGTCCACATATATCGCATCTTTATAAACTGTTGATAAAATTGTATTTACTTTTGGATTGAAATCATATTTTGCACTCAAGTGAAAACTATTCTTAGATACTCCAGGAACATTTTTCCCTTTATAGTTCCCTTTTGTAATTTCAGCATCAATATATGAATATCCTTCTGATAATGTGAACTTTCCTAAATATTGTTCAAAAGATAACTCTATTCCTTTTCTTCGAGTTTCATCTAAGTTATATGATACCCAATTTGCAGAATTTCCTTCTCTATAAATTTCATCAGTAGTCTCACTATAAAAAGCTGCTAGACTAATATATGAAAACATGAAATAATCTCTCATTCCTATTTCAAAGGAATCATAAGTCTCATCCTTTACTCCAGAAAGACCATATTCAAATCCATTTGCTATTTGTGAATTATTTGGATTATTAAAAATACTTGTTGGACTTGGTGTATTAAACCCTCTCTCCCATCTTATATAACTATTCCCTGTATCAGAGTATAAATAATTAAGTGCAAGTTCATACGCCATATTATCCATTGTATCTGTACTTTCTGGTGTACTTCTTATAGGATTTAATCTATTTCTTGTTTCATACTTATTTTCTGTTTGATTATATCTAACTCCTTGAATCAATTCAATTTTATTTAACTTATAACTGTTTAAAGCATAAATCGAATAACTTTCGCTTGCTCTTTTATCTAAAGCATTTTGATTTCTACTTCCAACTCCCTCAATATCTCTAGATGATTTCAAATAGCTATAGTCAAATCCCATAACCAAACTACTATTCTCTCCATATCTCCATTGGAGTTTTGGCTTTATATCTACTTGCTCTTCTTTTATTTCATTATCTAAAAATTGAACTGATTTGTTACCATTGTCAGAAGAAAATCTATCATTTTTTCTTTGATAAGTTCCTTGAAGACTAAATCTGAAAGAATCAGACAGCTCTTGATTATAAATAGCTGTAACCATATCTCTATTTATTTCCGTATTTTGATTTACAGAAGCCGAACTTCCAATTTGTTGCCTATCTTCATCATATTCTTCTTTTGTTAACATTCCACCTGGATCCTGACTCTTATCTTTTGATTTTTCAAATTTCAGAGTAACATCTGATTTATTAGATATTTTATATTTTGCTAAAATATCCGCACTTACAAGCTCTTGATTTTTTTCATCTAAATATGAATCGCCCTCTTCATAAGCTATGTTTGTCTGAAGTAATAAATTTTCTGTCAATAATGCTCCTGCAGAAGTCGATATTCTTTCTCGTCCATGAGAACCGATTTCAAAATTAACTCTATTTGTAGGTTTCATTCCACTTCCAGATTTTGTAATTATATTTATAACTCCACCGGCTGTTCCTGTTCCATAAAGTACAGCTCCTCCACCTGGAATTACTTCGATTGTCTCAACGGTATTCAAATCTATAGAATCTAAAGGAATTCTTGTATGAGTTTTATTTAAAGGAACAATCGAAACACCATCTACAAGTATTTTTACATTACTTCTAGCTTTATCTGAACCTTGACCTCTTAAATCTACAGTACTTCCAAATGTTCCTTTTGTTATAGTTACGCTTGGAATTTTTTCTAAAACTTCTTCAACGCTTGTGTATCCCTTTTCTTGAATCTCTTGACTGCTTATTACCGTTACATTTGATGGTATTTCTCTTATATTTGTTTCAAACCCTGTTGTGGTTATAACCGACTCCTCTAATTTTACAAGTCCTTTTTCTTGATCACTCTCATTAAAAAATATATCCTCTGCATATCCTGTTGTTGCTAGTAAAAAAGCTAATAATCCTATTCTTTTTTTCATTTCCCCTCCAATTCATTATACAAATTATTTGATAATCAAAACATTAGTGTTAGTATATATTTTTTATTCACTTGTGTCAAGTATTAAAAAATATAAAAAAATTCAGTTAAGGACCTTGACTTTTTTTATTTATGAAGTATAAATGTATCAAGTGAATTTTAGTTAGGTTACTTAACTATATGATGAGGAGGTTTTATGAATAATTTTAATATTTTAAAAGAAAGAAAAAATACAAATTCAATCAAATGGGATTTTATTAATTTTATGTATCCTGATTTAAATCATGAAGTTTTACCTTTGTGGGTTGCTGATATGGATTTTGAATGTTGTAATTCAATTGTCAACTCTTTAAAAGAAAGAGTTAACAGTAATATCTATGGTTATAGTTCTTTTGATGACGAATATTATGACATTATTACGAACTGGGTAAATAAACAATATGGGTATTCTGTTAATAAAAGTGAAATTTTCTACAGCCCTGGAATCGTTCCTGCATTGGGAATACTTATAAGAACTTTAACTAAAGAAAAGGACGGAATTATTATTCAATCTCCTGTTTACTATCCATTTAAAAATATGATTAAAAATAACAATAGAACAGTTGTTGAGAATAACTTAGTAAACAATAATGGATATTATGAAATTGATTTTGAAGATTTAGAAGAGAAAGCTAAAAATCCCAATAATAAAATGCTTATCTTGTGTAGTCCTCACAATCCTGTTGGTAGAGTTTGGAATCAAAAAGAATTAGAACAGATAGCTATCATATGTTCTAAATACAATGTTTATATAGTTTCAGATGAGATTCATTGTGATTTATTAAGAGAGGGAATAACTTTTAATTCAATGGGAAAATTAAAAGATACTATAAAAAATTTACTTGTAATCTGTACTGCTCCAAGTAAATCATTCAATTTAGCGGGACTTAATCTATCAAATATATTTATTTTTAATGACAATATAAAAGAGCTTTGGAAAGATGAGATAACTAATAAAATGGCTGTTTCTAATCCATCACCATTTGCAATTTCAGCAACAAAAGCAGCATATACAAGTGGAGGACAATGGTTAAAAGATGTAAATAAGTATATCGATAGCAATTTAATATATTTAAAAGAATTCTTAGATAAAAAATTGCCCGCTGTAAAATATGTAATTCCAGAAGGAACTTATTTAGCATGGTTAGATTTTAATAATTATAATTTAACTGATGAACAATTAACAAGTTTATTATTAAATGAAGCAAAGGTTGCTTTTGATGAAGGAAAATTATTTGGAATGACTGGGGAGAAATTCCAAAGAATAAATGTTGCTTGTCCTAGATTAATTTTAGAAGAAGCTCTTGAAAGAGTTTATAATACTTTAAGAAGTAAATAAATAAAAAGTGAATTAGAAATACTAAATATTTAAAATAATTTAAAACTGACTTTCAAAGGAAATGGTAGAAAATGAAAATCTTTCATGATGAAGATAACAACGGTAAAACCATTGGAAGGATGTCTTATCGAAATGTTCTTTTGTTAAATTTCTTTTTAATAAATATCCAGAGAAATATAAAGATATTATTAAAGCATAATTTATAAAAACTGGAGATATCAAAACCTCCAGTTTTTCACTATTTTATTATATCGTATTTTAAAACCTTCAGCACTCTATCCCCATCTTTTGCCAACCCATTAGTTGCTTTACCTTTATCAATTCCTTTAATTTTAACT
Above is a window of Cetobacterium sp. ZOR0034 DNA encoding:
- a CDS encoding TonB-dependent receptor — protein: MKKRIGLLAFLLATTGYAEDIFFNESDQEKGLVKLEESVITTTGFETNIREIPSNVTVISSQEIQEKGYTSVEEVLEKIPSVTITKGTFGSTVDLRGQGSDKARSNVKILVDGVSIVPLNKTHTRIPLDSIDLNTVETIEVIPGGGAVLYGTGTAGGVINIITKSGSGMKPTNRVNFEIGSHGRERISTSAGALLTENLLLQTNIAYEEGDSYLDEKNQELVSADILAKYKISNKSDVTLKFEKSKDKSQDPGGMLTKEEYDEDRQQIGSSASVNQNTEINRDMVTAIYNQELSDSFRFSLQGTYQRKNDRFSSDNGNKSVQFLDNEIKEEQVDIKPKLQWRYGENSSLVMGFDYSYLKSSRDIEGVGSRNQNALDKRASESYSIYALNSYKLNKIELIQGVRYNQTENKYETRNRLNPIRSTPESTDTMDNMAYELALNYLYSDTGNSYIRWERGFNTPSPTSIFNNPNNSQIANGFEYGLSGVKDETYDSFEIGMRDYFMFSYISLAAFYSETTDEIYREGNSANWVSYNLDETRRKGIELSFEQYLGKFTLSEGYSYIDAEITKGNYKGKNVPGVSKNSFHLSAKYDFNPKVNTILSTVYKDAIYVDSKNTGGKVNDYIVTNLIVNYKVNDAMRLYAGINNVFNEMYADSLDIDGDILYRAADERNYFVGINYIF
- a CDS encoding MalY/PatB family protein, with the protein product MNNFNILKERKNTNSIKWDFINFMYPDLNHEVLPLWVADMDFECCNSIVNSLKERVNSNIYGYSSFDDEYYDIITNWVNKQYGYSVNKSEIFYSPGIVPALGILIRTLTKEKDGIIIQSPVYYPFKNMIKNNNRTVVENNLVNNNGYYEIDFEDLEEKAKNPNNKMLILCSPHNPVGRVWNQKELEQIAIICSKYNVYIVSDEIHCDLLREGITFNSMGKLKDTIKNLLVICTAPSKSFNLAGLNLSNIFIFNDNIKELWKDEITNKMAVSNPSPFAISATKAAYTSGGQWLKDVNKYIDSNLIYLKEFLDKKLPAVKYVIPEGTYLAWLDFNNYNLTDEQLTSLLLNEAKVAFDEGKLFGMTGEKFQRINVACPRLILEEALERVYNTLRSK